A window of Mycolicibacterium fluoranthenivorans contains these coding sequences:
- a CDS encoding NtaA/DmoA family FMN-dependent monooxygenase (This protein belongs to a clade of FMN-dependent monooxygenases, within a broader family of flavin-dependent oxidoreductases, the luciferase-like monooxygenase (LMM) family, some of whose members use coenzyme F420 rather than FMN.), protein MSKPVKQIHLAAHFPGVNNTTVWSDPASGSHIEFSSFVHFAQTAERGKFDFLFLAEGLRLREQNGLIYDLDVVGRPDTFTVLAALAAVTDRLGLTGTINSTFNEPYEVARQFASLDHLSDGRAAWNVVTSWDAFTGENFRRGGYLAEDRRYSRAESFLRAAHTLFDSWHGGEVVADKERGVFLADPQAGAFSYADQHFDISGRFNVPRSPQGRPVIFQAGDSDHGREFAASSADAIFSRHGTLEDGQAFYTDVKGRLARYGRSHEQLLILPAATFILGDTDAEAAEIAHEVRLAQVSPATAIKFLEQLWNRDLSDHDPDGPLPSVDPLVGENTIAKGRASVRMHRDPVAVANEWRAKAEAENITTRELIVEVTGRQSFIGSPATVAESINHLVQSDASDGFILVPHVTPGGLDPFVDTVVPLLQERGVFRADYTGTTLRDHLGLAEPARQSRAS, encoded by the coding sequence ATGAGCAAGCCCGTCAAGCAGATTCACCTGGCCGCCCACTTCCCCGGTGTCAACAACACCACCGTCTGGAGCGACCCCGCCTCCGGCAGCCACATCGAGTTCAGCTCATTCGTGCATTTCGCCCAGACCGCCGAGCGCGGCAAGTTCGACTTCCTGTTCCTGGCCGAGGGGCTGCGGCTGCGCGAACAGAACGGGTTGATCTACGACCTCGATGTGGTGGGCCGGCCGGACACCTTCACGGTGCTGGCCGCGCTCGCCGCGGTGACCGACCGGCTCGGCCTGACCGGCACCATCAACTCGACGTTCAACGAACCCTATGAGGTGGCGCGGCAATTCGCGTCGTTGGACCACCTGTCCGACGGCCGTGCCGCCTGGAACGTCGTGACATCCTGGGACGCCTTCACCGGGGAGAACTTCCGCCGCGGCGGCTATCTCGCCGAGGATCGGCGGTACTCCCGGGCCGAGAGCTTCCTGCGCGCGGCGCACACCCTGTTCGACTCCTGGCACGGCGGCGAGGTGGTCGCCGACAAGGAGCGCGGGGTGTTCCTCGCCGATCCGCAGGCCGGCGCATTCTCCTACGCCGACCAGCATTTCGATATCAGCGGCCGGTTCAACGTGCCGCGCAGCCCGCAGGGCAGGCCGGTCATCTTCCAGGCCGGCGACTCCGATCACGGCCGCGAGTTCGCCGCGTCGTCGGCGGATGCCATCTTCTCGCGCCACGGCACCTTGGAGGACGGTCAGGCCTTCTACACCGATGTGAAGGGCCGGCTGGCGAGATACGGCCGCAGCCACGAACAGCTGCTCATCCTGCCCGCGGCCACGTTCATCCTCGGCGATACCGATGCCGAGGCCGCCGAGATCGCCCACGAGGTGCGGCTGGCCCAGGTCAGCCCCGCCACGGCCATCAAATTCCTTGAGCAGCTGTGGAATCGCGATCTGTCCGACCACGACCCGGACGGCCCGCTGCCCTCGGTGGACCCGCTCGTCGGCGAGAACACCATCGCCAAGGGCCGGGCCAGTGTGCGGATGCACCGGGACCCCGTCGCCGTCGCCAACGAATGGCGCGCCAAGGCCGAAGCCGAGAACATCACCACCCGTGAGCTCATCGTCGAGGTGACCGGGCGACAGAGCTTCATCGGATCGCCTGCCACTGTCGCCGAGTCGATCAACCACCTGGTGCAGTCCGACGCGAGCGACGGGTTCATCCTTGTCCCGCACGTGACCCCGGGCGGACTCGACCCGTTCGTCGACACGGTGGTGCCGTTGCTTCAGGAGCGCGGCGTGTTCCGCGCCGACTACACGGGCACCACGCTGCGCGATCACCTGGGTCTGGCCGAGCCCGCCCGGCAGTCCCGGGCCAGCTAG
- a CDS encoding LLM class flavin-dependent oxidoreductase produces the protein MPDPDLIHLAVALDGTGWHPAAWREPDARPHDLLTAGHWADLVGTAERGLLDLVTFEDGLALQSDHPWRSDERTDRVRGRLDAVLIASRVAPTTRHIGLIPTAITTHTEPFHLSKAIATLDYVSSGRAGVRVQISASPEAAGHFGRRVIGERSPALTDDLIGEAADYIEVLRRLWDSWEDDAEIRDVRTGRFIDRNKLHYIDFEGTHFSVKGPSITPRPPQGQPIVAALGHVDPVYQLIAGGTDLGFVTPHSTDETAALVDTIAAQRPAGLAPVRVFADLVVFLADTSAAAHARKARLDERLGAEYRSDAEIFVGTAAELADLLQQWHAAGAAGFRLRPATLPHDLTQITDTLVPELRRRGVFRDHYQGSTLRDLLGLSRPANRYAGV, from the coding sequence GTGCCCGATCCAGACCTCATCCATCTCGCCGTCGCCCTGGACGGCACGGGATGGCATCCGGCGGCCTGGCGTGAGCCCGACGCCCGCCCCCATGACCTGCTCACCGCCGGGCACTGGGCCGATCTGGTCGGCACTGCCGAACGGGGGCTGCTGGACCTGGTCACCTTCGAGGACGGTCTGGCCCTGCAGTCCGACCATCCCTGGCGCTCCGACGAACGCACCGACCGGGTGCGCGGCCGACTCGACGCGGTCCTGATCGCCTCCCGGGTGGCCCCCACCACCCGGCACATCGGCCTGATCCCCACCGCGATCACCACCCACACCGAGCCGTTCCACCTGTCCAAGGCCATCGCCACGCTGGACTACGTGAGTTCCGGCCGGGCCGGCGTCCGGGTGCAGATCTCGGCGAGCCCCGAGGCCGCCGGGCATTTCGGACGGCGCGTGATAGGTGAACGCTCCCCCGCCCTGACCGACGATCTGATCGGTGAGGCCGCCGACTACATCGAGGTGCTACGCCGGCTCTGGGACAGCTGGGAGGACGACGCCGAGATCCGCGATGTCCGCACCGGACGGTTCATCGACCGGAACAAGCTGCACTACATCGATTTCGAAGGCACACACTTCTCGGTCAAGGGGCCGTCCATCACCCCCCGCCCACCGCAGGGCCAACCGATCGTGGCCGCGCTGGGGCATGTCGACCCCGTGTATCAGTTGATCGCCGGCGGCACCGATCTGGGGTTCGTCACCCCGCACAGCACCGACGAGACCGCCGCCCTGGTGGATACCATCGCCGCGCAGCGGCCCGCGGGGCTGGCCCCGGTCCGGGTGTTCGCCGATCTGGTGGTGTTCCTCGCCGACACCTCCGCGGCGGCCCACGCCCGCAAAGCCCGCCTCGATGAGCGGCTCGGTGCCGAATACCGCAGTGACGCCGAGATATTCGTCGGCACTGCAGCCGAATTGGCAGATCTTCTGCAGCAGTGGCATGCCGCCGGCGCGGCCGGATTCCGGCTGCGCCCGGCCACCCTGCCGCACGACCTGACGCAGATCACCGACACGCTGGTCCCAGAACTGCGCCGCCGTGGGGTGTTCCGGGACCACTACCAGGGTTCCACGCTGCGCGACCTGCTCGGCTTGTCGCGCCCCGCCAACCGGTACGCAGGAGTCTAG